One part of the Eucalyptus grandis isolate ANBG69807.140 chromosome 10, ASM1654582v1, whole genome shotgun sequence genome encodes these proteins:
- the LOC104423116 gene encoding LOW QUALITY PROTEIN: protein ROLLING AND ERECT LEAF 2 (The sequence of the model RefSeq protein was modified relative to this genomic sequence to represent the inferred CDS: deleted 2 bases in 1 codon), translating to MGCTQSKIENEEAVNRCKERRQHMKEAVATRNAFAAAHAAYAVALKNTGAALSDYAAGESHHPSTTPVAGAAAAAAAAAVQDPIENLAPPPPPDFSSGGPPQAPLQRATSMPEMIKVSKAEVGRSVGPTIEEGEEEDELENDESSNLRQRSSRGGRDRRSGGGGGGSSRSGSRKEVAAAESEAPPQRTALPQPEFYDYIFSPMENVPGTTLGEEATEEVRIDKRQVESKAFSERPKRVEDDGEVAAPVVSEKALEPPVPAAVEVALAAKSVKKGKAGMTSDGKRAGKGNMTLAQIFMELDDHFLKACESAHEVSKMLEATRLHYHSNFADNRGQINHSERVMRVITWNRSFRGLPNADDVKDEFDSVENETHATVLDKLLAWEKKLYDEVKAGELLKYEYQKKVAALNKQKNRGNHSESLEKSKAAVSHLHTRYIVDMQSMDSTVLEIKRLRDEQLYPKLVELVDGMAKMWDAMKVCHENQYKTVRNLAYLEIDRAAKETSEHHHDRTLQLLKVVGDWNEQFRNVMDNQKKYIKALKNWLKVNVIPIESSLREKVSSPPRDENPLIQKLVHAWDETLQKLPDELARTEMHSFHEVLATILGIQGEEMGVKQRCEETRGELNRKERSLKEYVARRTPPDGMDPAHDDRYINVITEKEVAVEMLKKMLAEEEDAHQRMCLQVREKTLVSFKNRLPEVFKALSTFAWASSQMYGNLRSSSQPQKRNLSE from the exons ATGGGGTGCACGCAATCGAAGATCGAGAACGAGGAGGCCGTCAACCGGTGCAAGGAGCGGAGGCAGCACATGAAGGAGGCCGTCGCCACCCGCAACGCCTTCGCCGCCGCCCACGCCGCCTACGCCGTCGCCCTCAAGAACACCGGCGCCGCCCTCAGCGACTACGCCGCCGGCGAGTCCCACCACCCCAGTACCACCCCGGtagcgggg gcggcggcggcggcggcggcagcggcggtgcAGGACCCGATCGAGAACCTCgccccgccgcccccgccggaCTTTTCCTCCGGGGGCCCGCCCCAGGCGCCGCTCCAGCGCGCCACGAGCATGCCGGAGATGATCAAGGTCTCCAAGGCGGAGGTGGGGAGGTCGGTGGGGCCGACGATcgaggagggggaggaagagGATGAGTTGGAGAACGACGAGAGCAGTAACTTGAGGCAGAGGAGCAGCAGGGGAGGTAGAGATAGGAGaagtggcggcggtggcggcggtagTAGTAGAAGTGGAAGTCGcaaggaggtggcggcggcggagagcGAGGCTCCGCCGCAGAGAACCGCGTTGCCTCAGCCGGAGTTTTACGACTACATATTCTCTCCGATGGAGAACGTTCCGGGGACGACGTTGGGCGAGGAGGCCACAGAGGAGGTGAGAATTGACAAAAGGCAGGTTGAGAGTAAGGCGTTTAGCGAAAGGCCTAAGAGAGTGGAAGATGATGGTGAAGTTGCTGCTCCGGTGGTATCGGAGAAGGCGCTGGAACCGCCAGTCCCGGCTGCGGTGGAGGTGGCACTGGCAGCGAAGAGTGTGAAGAAAGGGAAGGCGGGGATGACGTCGGATGGGAAGCGGGCGGGGAAGGGGAATATGACCTTGGCACAGATATTTATGGAACTGGATGATCATTTTCTGAAGGCTTGCGAGAGTGCCCATGAGGTTTCGAAGATGTTGGAGGCGACTAGGTTGCATTATCACTCGAACTTTGCAGATAATCGCG GTCAAATTAATCATTCCGAAAGGGTAATGCGTGTTATCACGTGGAATCGCTCTTTCCGAGGATTACCAAATGCTGATGATGTGAAGGATGAATTTGACTCGGTGGAAAATGAAACTCATGCCACGGTGTTGGACAAATTGCTAGCATGGGAGAAGAAGCTATATGATGAAGTGAAG GCGGGTGAGCTTTTGAAGTATGAGTATCAAAAGAAGGTTGCTGCGCTCAACAAGCAAAAGAATCGAGGGAACCATTCTGAGTctctagaaaaatcaaaagcagCCGTGAGTCATCTTCACACAAGATATATTGTTGATATGCAATCCATGGATTCAACTGTTTTGGAGATAAAGCGTCTACGAGACGAACAGTTGTACCCAAAACTAGTCGAACTTGTTGATGG GATGGCAAAAATGTGGGATGCCATGAAAGTCTGCCACGAGAATCAGTACAAGACTGTGAGGAATTTGGCATATCTTGAAATTGACCGAGCCGCCAAAGAGACGAGTGAACATCATCATGATCGTACCCTCCAGCTGTTGAAAGTTGTGGGTGACTGGAATGAGCAGTTCAGGAATGTTATGGACAATCAGAAAAAGTACATAAAGGCTCTCAAGAACTGGTTAAAGGTGAATGTAATTCCGATAGAAAGCAGCTTAAGGGAGAAAGTTTCTTCCCCTCCTCGGGATGAGAATCCTCTCATCCAGAAACTTGTTCATGCTTGGGATGAAACTCTGCAGAAACTTCCTGATGAGCTTGCAAGAACAGAGATGCATAGTTTCCATGAGGTCTTAGCAACTATCTTGGGTATTCAAGGAGAAGAGATGGGAGTTAAACAGAGATGTGAAGAAACCAGGGGGGAACTTAATCGCAAAGAGCGCTCACTGAAAGAATATGTTGCGCGCAGGACCCCACCAGATGGGATGGATCCAGCACATGATGATCGGTACATTAATGTCATTACCGAGAAAGAAGTGGCAGTGGAGATGCTAAAAAAGATGTTGGCAGAGGAAGAGGATGCTCATCAGAGGATGTGCCTTCAGGTGAGGGAAAAGACGTTGGTAAGTTTCAAGAATCGTCTCCCGGAGGTCTTTAAAGCCTTGTCAACTTTTGCCTGGGCTTCCtcacagatgtatggcaacttGAGGTCATCATCGCAGCCACAAAAGCGAAATCTCAGTGAATAG
- the LOC104423117 gene encoding ras-related protein RHN1 isoform X1, producing MARPGNKIVQAKLVLLGDMGTGKSSLVLRFVKGQFIDHQEPTIGAAFFTQILSLDEATVKFDIWDTAGQERYHSLAPMYYRGAAAAIVVYDISSMDTYNRAKKWVQEVQRQGNPNVLMALVANKCDLDPKREVQNEDGERYAQENRMLFMETSAKTAHNVNKLFHEIANKLAKASPSRPRGMTLNSEPQDGRRKLLCCLG from the exons ATGGCGAGGCCTGGGAACAAGATTGTCCAAGCCAAGCTG GTGCTTCTGGGGGACATGGGAACCGGGAAATCAAGTTTGGTTCTCAGATTCGTAAAAGGCCAGTTCATCGATCACCAG GAACCCACTATAGGAGCTGCATTTTTCACCCAAATTTTGTCCTTGGATGAAGCAACTGTAAAGTTCGACATATGGGACACGGCGGGACAAGAACGATATCACAGCTTGGCTCCTATGTACTACCGTGGTGCGGCTGCAGCTATAGTCGTTTATGACATCTCAAGCATG GATACATATAATCGAGCTAAAAAATGGGTTCAGGAGGTGCAGAGACAAG GAAATCCAAACGTCTTGATGGCATTGGTCGCGAACAAGTGTGACCTAGACCCAAAGAGAGAAGTACAGAATGAG GATGGGGAGCGATATGCTCAGGAAAACAGGATGCTCTTCATGGAAACGTCCGCGAAAACTGCACATAACGTGAACAAGCTTTTCCACGAGATAG CGAATAAACTGGCAAAAGCTTCCCCTTCAAGACCAAGAGGAATGACTCTGAACAGTGAACCGCAAGATGGGAGAAGAAAACTACTTTGCTGTTTAGGTTGA
- the LOC104423117 gene encoding ras-related protein Rab5 isoform X2, producing the protein MGTGKSSLVLRFVKGQFIDHQEPTIGAAFFTQILSLDEATVKFDIWDTAGQERYHSLAPMYYRGAAAAIVVYDISSMDTYNRAKKWVQEVQRQGNPNVLMALVANKCDLDPKREVQNEDGERYAQENRMLFMETSAKTAHNVNKLFHEIANKLAKASPSRPRGMTLNSEPQDGRRKLLCCLG; encoded by the exons ATGGGAACCGGGAAATCAAGTTTGGTTCTCAGATTCGTAAAAGGCCAGTTCATCGATCACCAG GAACCCACTATAGGAGCTGCATTTTTCACCCAAATTTTGTCCTTGGATGAAGCAACTGTAAAGTTCGACATATGGGACACGGCGGGACAAGAACGATATCACAGCTTGGCTCCTATGTACTACCGTGGTGCGGCTGCAGCTATAGTCGTTTATGACATCTCAAGCATG GATACATATAATCGAGCTAAAAAATGGGTTCAGGAGGTGCAGAGACAAG GAAATCCAAACGTCTTGATGGCATTGGTCGCGAACAAGTGTGACCTAGACCCAAAGAGAGAAGTACAGAATGAG GATGGGGAGCGATATGCTCAGGAAAACAGGATGCTCTTCATGGAAACGTCCGCGAAAACTGCACATAACGTGAACAAGCTTTTCCACGAGATAG CGAATAAACTGGCAAAAGCTTCCCCTTCAAGACCAAGAGGAATGACTCTGAACAGTGAACCGCAAGATGGGAGAAGAAAACTACTTTGCTGTTTAGGTTGA